Proteins from a single region of Sphingomonas swuensis:
- a CDS encoding pirin family protein, which produces MIDIRPFATLGHADHGWLDARHHFSFANYHDPARMGWGSIRVWNDDRIAGKSGFPPHPHRDMEIITYVRTGAITHQDSMGNKGRTAAGDVQVMSAGTGVTHAEYNLEDEQTTLFQIWIETDRPGSRPSWGAMPFPKDARDGSFQLLASGDRDDGALDINADARIMGATLRGGSTLTLEADPARHLYLVASAPVRVNGVAAGARDGIAVTGEARLTIEGDADAELVLVDAR; this is translated from the coding sequence ATGATCGACATCCGCCCCTTCGCCACTCTCGGCCACGCCGACCATGGCTGGCTCGACGCCCGCCATCATTTCTCCTTTGCCAACTACCATGATCCCGCCCGCATGGGCTGGGGCAGCATCCGAGTCTGGAACGACGACAGGATCGCGGGGAAGTCGGGCTTTCCGCCTCATCCCCATCGCGACATGGAGATCATTACCTATGTCCGGACCGGCGCGATCACCCACCAGGACAGCATGGGCAACAAGGGCCGGACCGCTGCCGGCGACGTGCAGGTGATGAGCGCCGGGACCGGCGTCACCCATGCCGAATATAATCTCGAGGACGAGCAGACGACCCTGTTCCAGATCTGGATCGAGACCGACCGGCCGGGTTCTCGCCCGAGCTGGGGCGCGATGCCCTTCCCGAAGGACGCGCGAGACGGCAGCTTCCAGCTTCTCGCGAGCGGCGATCGCGACGACGGCGCCCTCGATATCAATGCCGATGCGCGGATCATGGGGGCCACTCTTCGCGGCGGCTCCACCCTGACGCTCGAAGCGGATCCGGCCCGGCATCTCTATCTGGTCGCCTCGGCCCCGGTCCGGGTCAACGGCGTGGCCGCCGGTGCCCGCGACGGGATCGCCGTCACCGGCGAAGCCCGGCTGACGATCGAGGGCGATGCCGACGCCGAACTGGTGCTGGTGGACGCTCGCTGA
- a CDS encoding ATP-binding protein translates to MTVPPIAIALLDALEEPTLLVSGERTVAANPAARSLLGEGLVGQNIRLAIRQPQALDAILAGGDRKLEVLGIGSIDRSWLVRIKRLDPGLLLVRLTDQSARRATERAQVDFVANASHELRTPLASVLGYSETLADDAPLDDETRRRFGEQIQVQAERMLAIIRDLMGLSRIEAGRFAVLKTGVSLPELVREAATAAEALARERSCAIQLALADPLPAVSGDPAQLRQLVDNLLHNALRYGCRPGTEAQVEVSLEQDGRWQRLLVRDHGEGIAARHIPRLTERFYRVDAARSRDSGGTGLGLAIVRQIVERHRGQLEIRSRVGQGTEVEIRLPQG, encoded by the coding sequence ATGACCGTTCCTCCGATCGCAATCGCACTGCTCGACGCGCTCGAGGAACCCACCTTGCTGGTCTCGGGCGAGCGCACCGTCGCCGCCAACCCCGCTGCCCGCAGCCTGCTCGGCGAGGGGCTGGTCGGCCAGAATATCCGCCTCGCCATCCGCCAGCCGCAGGCGCTCGACGCCATCCTTGCGGGTGGCGACCGCAAGCTCGAGGTGCTCGGAATCGGAAGCATCGACCGCAGCTGGCTGGTCCGCATCAAGCGGCTCGACCCCGGGCTGCTGCTCGTCCGGCTGACCGACCAGTCGGCCCGCCGCGCGACCGAACGGGCGCAGGTCGATTTCGTCGCCAACGCCAGCCACGAACTGCGCACCCCGCTGGCCTCGGTGCTCGGCTATTCGGAAACCCTCGCCGACGATGCGCCGCTCGACGACGAGACCCGCCGTCGCTTCGGCGAGCAGATCCAGGTCCAGGCCGAGCGCATGCTCGCCATCATCCGCGACCTGATGGGTTTGTCGCGGATCGAGGCCGGCCGCTTCGCCGTTCTCAAGACCGGCGTCTCGCTGCCCGAACTGGTCCGCGAGGCCGCCACGGCGGCGGAAGCGCTCGCCCGTGAACGCTCCTGCGCCATCCAGCTCGCGCTCGCGGACCCATTGCCCGCGGTCAGCGGCGATCCCGCCCAGCTCCGGCAGCTGGTCGATAACCTCCTCCACAACGCCCTCCGCTACGGCTGCCGCCCGGGTACCGAGGCGCAGGTGGAGGTCTCCCTCGAGCAGGACGGCCGCTGGCAGCGGCTCCTCGTGCGCGACCATGGCGAGGGCATCGCCGCCCGCCACATCCCCCGCCTGACCGAGCGCTTCTACCGGGTCGATGCGGCGCGCAGCCGAGACAGCGGCGGCACCGGGCTCGGGCTCGCCATCGTCCGCCAGATCGTCGAGCGCCATCGCGGCCAGCTCGAGATCCGGAGCCGGGTCGGCCAGGGCACCGAGGTCGAGATCCGCCTCCCGCAGGGCTGA
- a CDS encoding gamma carbonic anhydrase family protein, which produces MASYSLDGVGPTIAPGAWVAPSADLIGDVRLEARASVWFGAVIRADNTPILVGEDSNIQDGAVCHSDPHAPLVIGRRVTVGHQAILHGCTIGDGALVGMGARVLNGAFIGERCIVGAGALVPEGKTYEGGQLLVGAPARVVRRLTEEELQMLEAGALHYAQKAALYADRLRLQS; this is translated from the coding sequence ATGGCATCCTACTCCCTTGATGGCGTCGGCCCGACGATAGCGCCGGGGGCGTGGGTCGCCCCGTCCGCCGACCTCATCGGCGACGTCCGGCTCGAAGCCCGGGCAAGCGTCTGGTTCGGCGCGGTGATCCGCGCCGACAACACGCCGATCCTCGTCGGCGAGGACAGCAACATCCAGGACGGCGCCGTCTGTCACAGCGATCCCCACGCGCCGCTCGTCATCGGCCGGCGGGTGACGGTCGGCCACCAGGCGATCCTCCACGGCTGCACGATCGGCGACGGCGCGCTCGTCGGAATGGGTGCCCGGGTACTTAATGGCGCCTTCATCGGCGAGCGCTGCATCGTCGGCGCGGGCGCCCTCGTACCCGAAGGCAAGACCTATGAGGGCGGGCAGCTGCTGGTCGGAGCTCCGGCGCGGGTCGTCCGCAGGCTTACCGAGGAGGAACTGCAGATGCTCGAAGCGGGCGCGCTCCATTACGCGCAGAAGGCGGCGCTCTACGCCGACCGACTGCGGTTACAGTCCTGA
- a CDS encoding AarF/ABC1/UbiB kinase family protein — protein sequence MSEEEGGGRSVPRSRMARAGQFGRLAGGLAGGMLAEGARRLGQGERPKVRDLLLTPGNLNRVADRLAHLRGAAMKLGQMISLDAGDFLPTELTDILARLRSNAYHMPPPQLQKVLAAEWGADWRRRFGRFQAHPIAAASIGQVHRAETLDGRVLAIKVQYPGVAESIDSDVDNVATLLRVSGLIPAELDLSPLLAEAKAQLARESDYRRESREMHRFGELLAGDPDFVVPALDEEFSTSRVLAMTFLESRPIESLDEAPQERRNQVMERLVGLVLRELFEFGVMQTDPNFANYRIMDDGRLALLDFGAAQPVAGVVQQGYARLLRSALEGDTAAIKQGAVAAGFLGAVAAERHPQALDRMVAIVLAELHRPGAFDFGDRAFLQVLREEGMTIAADKASWHLPPAELLFVQRKISGTALLAARMKAQVDVRVLLRRYLPAEPVGSKW from the coding sequence GTGAGCGAGGAGGAAGGCGGCGGCCGCTCGGTGCCGCGCTCGCGGATGGCCCGCGCCGGCCAGTTCGGAAGGCTGGCGGGCGGCCTTGCGGGCGGGATGCTGGCCGAGGGGGCGCGAAGGCTGGGGCAGGGCGAGCGGCCGAAGGTGCGCGACCTGCTGCTGACGCCGGGCAACCTCAACCGGGTCGCCGACCGGCTGGCGCATCTGCGCGGCGCGGCGATGAAGCTCGGGCAGATGATCTCGCTCGATGCCGGCGACTTCCTACCGACCGAGCTGACCGACATCCTCGCCCGGCTGCGAAGCAATGCCTACCACATGCCGCCACCGCAGCTGCAGAAGGTACTCGCGGCCGAATGGGGCGCCGACTGGCGGCGCCGCTTTGGCCGCTTCCAGGCCCATCCGATCGCCGCCGCGTCGATTGGCCAGGTCCACCGAGCCGAGACGCTCGACGGGCGGGTGCTCGCGATCAAGGTGCAATATCCGGGCGTCGCGGAGAGCATCGACTCCGATGTCGACAATGTCGCGACGCTACTTCGCGTGTCGGGCCTGATCCCCGCCGAGCTCGACCTCTCGCCGCTGCTGGCCGAGGCCAAGGCGCAGCTTGCGCGCGAATCCGACTATCGTCGCGAAAGCCGCGAGATGCACCGCTTCGGCGAGCTGCTCGCGGGCGACCCGGACTTCGTCGTGCCCGCCCTCGACGAGGAGTTCAGCACCTCGCGGGTGCTGGCGATGACGTTCCTCGAGAGCCGTCCGATCGAGAGCCTCGACGAGGCGCCGCAGGAGCGCCGCAACCAGGTCATGGAGAGGCTGGTCGGACTGGTGCTGCGCGAACTGTTCGAGTTCGGCGTGATGCAGACCGATCCCAATTTCGCCAATTACCGGATCATGGACGACGGGCGGCTGGCGCTGCTCGACTTCGGCGCGGCGCAGCCGGTCGCCGGGGTGGTGCAGCAGGGCTATGCGCGCCTGCTCCGCTCGGCGCTTGAGGGTGATACGGCGGCGATCAAGCAAGGCGCGGTCGCGGCCGGCTTCCTCGGCGCGGTCGCGGCCGAGCGGCATCCGCAGGCGCTCGACCGGATGGTGGCCATCGTCCTTGCCGAGCTGCACCGCCCCGGCGCCTTCGACTTCGGCGACCGCGCCTTCCTCCAGGTGCTTCGCGAGGAGGGCATGACCATCGCCGCCGACAAGGCGAGCTGGCACCTGCCGCCGGCCGAGCTGCTGTTCGTCCAGCGCAAGATCAGCGGCACCGCACTGCTCGCCGCGCGGATGAAGGCGCAGGTCGACGTGCGGGTGTTGCTCCGCCGCTACCTTCCGGCCGAACCGGTCGGGTCGAAATGGTGA
- a CDS encoding response regulator, giving the protein MTERRRILLVEDEPMIAFALEDIVSDLGYEVVGPAHRLADALVLAANQELDGAILDVNLNEVSSFPVADLLKERGIPFMFATGYAEGGVDWTGEVVVIAKPYGRDQLAQALASLFA; this is encoded by the coding sequence ATGACTGAGCGCCGCCGGATCCTGCTCGTCGAGGACGAGCCGATGATCGCCTTCGCGCTGGAGGACATCGTGTCCGACCTCGGATACGAGGTGGTCGGCCCCGCGCACCGCCTCGCCGACGCGCTCGTGCTGGCAGCCAACCAAGAGCTCGATGGCGCGATCCTCGACGTCAACCTCAACGAGGTGTCGAGCTTCCCGGTCGCCGACCTGCTCAAGGAACGAGGAATCCCCTTCATGTTCGCGACCGGCTATGCCGAGGGCGGGGTCGACTGGACCGGCGAGGTCGTGGTCATCGCCAAGCCCTATGGGCGGGATCAGCTGGCCCAGGCGCTCGCCTCGCTGTTCGCCTAA
- a CDS encoding substrate-binding domain-containing protein, which translates to MTKMWLVLPLAALMGGCGGGNSSNAANQLKIVGSSTVYPFTTAVAEAFQKANAGTSVIVESTGTGSGIKLFCGGVGQNFPDMVNASRPMKKSEYDACAAAGAKQVIEVPIGIDGLTLIESNKAEPLKVSLADIYAAVAANPYGKGPNKAQTWKDVNPALPALKIRVLGPPPTSGTRDSFAELMLTKGCESDPAMKALKKSDEAKHKDLCTKVREDGLFVEAGENDNLLVQKVEADPGTIGVLGYSFLSANADKIRPVEVGGVLPTEATIQDLSYPGARKLYIYAKGEHAAVKPSMKAFLAQFAKEWSTGGLLEKRGLVPFKGADATTANAAATGMTPLDPSTLK; encoded by the coding sequence ATGACCAAGATGTGGCTTGTGCTGCCCCTGGCGGCGCTGATGGGTGGCTGTGGCGGCGGCAACAGCAGCAATGCGGCCAACCAGCTGAAGATCGTCGGTTCGTCGACCGTCTATCCGTTCACGACCGCAGTCGCCGAGGCTTTCCAGAAGGCCAATGCCGGGACCAGCGTGATCGTCGAATCGACTGGCACCGGTTCGGGCATCAAGCTCTTCTGCGGTGGCGTCGGGCAGAACTTCCCCGACATGGTCAACGCTTCCCGGCCGATGAAGAAGAGCGAGTATGACGCTTGTGCCGCCGCCGGCGCCAAGCAGGTCATCGAGGTGCCGATTGGGATCGACGGGCTGACTCTCATCGAATCGAACAAGGCCGAGCCGCTCAAGGTCAGCCTTGCCGACATCTACGCCGCCGTCGCCGCCAACCCTTATGGCAAGGGGCCGAACAAGGCGCAGACCTGGAAGGACGTCAATCCGGCGCTTCCCGCGCTCAAGATCCGGGTCCTCGGCCCGCCGCCGACCAGCGGCACCCGCGACAGCTTCGCCGAACTGATGCTCACCAAGGGCTGCGAGAGCGACCCCGCGATGAAGGCGCTCAAGAAGAGCGACGAGGCCAAGCACAAGGACCTCTGCACCAAGGTGCGCGAGGACGGCCTGTTCGTCGAGGCCGGCGAGAACGACAACCTTCTCGTCCAGAAGGTCGAGGCCGACCCCGGCACCATCGGCGTGCTCGGCTACAGCTTCCTTTCCGCCAACGCCGACAAGATCCGCCCAGTCGAGGTCGGCGGCGTGCTTCCGACCGAAGCCACCATCCAGGACCTCTCCTACCCCGGCGCGCGCAAGCTCTACATCTACGCCAAGGGCGAGCATGCGGCGGTCAAGCCGTCGATGAAGGCCTTCCTTGCGCAGTTCGCAAAGGAGTGGAGCACCGGCGGGCTGCTCGAGAAGCGTGGCCTGGTCCCGTTCAAGGGCGCCGACGCCACGACCGCCAACGCCGCCGCGACCGGCATGACGCCGCTCGACCCGTCGACCCTCAAGTAA
- the pstC gene encoding phosphate ABC transporter permease subunit PstC, translating into MSIGLGLLVVLLVAAAAFVVARGRAAGLQGAGSTRRRLNSLPTYHGIYAALWAALPALLFLAIWAPVQGGLVKQDVLASPAGQQLPAFDLARDSILSEAAAVATGASDLAFNPLAQALVPVYEAALGRYGLIGSGFALLLALAGAGFAITRVSPTLRARAGVERWVMGLLVAASLIAILTTFGIVLSLLFETMRFFSMVDASDFLFGTTWSPQVAIRADQAGSSGAFGSIPLFWGTIFIGAIIAMIVAIPLGLMSAIFLTQYAPAKLRKLLKPLLEILAGVPTVVYGYFAALTVAPLVRDLGLAIGISSASSESALAAGLVMGVMIIPFVSSMADDSIAAVPQSMRDGSLALGATRSETIRKVILPAALPGVVGGVLLAISRAIGETMIVVMAAGLAANMTANPFASVTTVTTQIVQLLTGDQEFDSPKTLAAFALGLVLFLVTLLLNLIALRVVRRYREAYE; encoded by the coding sequence ATGAGTATCGGGCTCGGCCTGCTTGTCGTGCTGCTGGTGGCCGCTGCCGCCTTCGTCGTCGCCCGTGGGCGCGCGGCGGGGCTGCAGGGCGCCGGCAGCACGCGTCGGCGGCTCAACAGCCTGCCGACCTACCACGGCATCTATGCCGCGCTGTGGGCCGCGCTTCCCGCGCTGCTGTTCCTTGCCATCTGGGCTCCGGTCCAGGGCGGGCTGGTCAAGCAGGACGTGCTCGCCAGCCCCGCCGGCCAGCAGCTTCCCGCCTTCGACCTCGCCCGCGATTCGATCCTGTCCGAGGCTGCAGCGGTCGCGACCGGTGCTTCCGACCTCGCCTTCAACCCGCTCGCCCAGGCGCTCGTGCCCGTCTACGAGGCCGCGCTCGGCCGCTACGGGCTGATCGGAAGCGGCTTCGCCCTGCTCCTCGCGCTCGCCGGCGCGGGCTTCGCCATCACCCGCGTCTCGCCCACGCTTCGCGCCCGCGCCGGGGTCGAGCGCTGGGTGATGGGCCTGCTCGTCGCCGCTTCGCTGATCGCGATCCTGACGACTTTCGGGATCGTCCTCTCGCTGCTGTTCGAGACGATGCGCTTCTTCTCGATGGTCGACGCCAGCGACTTCCTGTTCGGCACGACCTGGTCCCCGCAGGTCGCGATCCGCGCCGACCAGGCCGGTTCGTCGGGCGCCTTCGGCTCGATCCCGCTCTTCTGGGGCACCATCTTCATCGGCGCGATCATCGCGATGATCGTCGCCATCCCGCTCGGGCTGATGAGCGCGATCTTCCTCACCCAATATGCCCCGGCGAAGCTGCGCAAGCTGCTCAAGCCGCTGCTCGAGATCCTCGCCGGCGTGCCGACCGTGGTCTACGGCTACTTCGCCGCGCTGACGGTCGCCCCCCTGGTCCGCGACCTCGGGCTCGCAATCGGTATCAGCAGCGCTTCGAGCGAAAGCGCGCTCGCCGCCGGGCTCGTCATGGGCGTGATGATCATCCCCTTCGTCAGCTCGATGGCCGATGACAGCATCGCCGCCGTTCCCCAGTCGATGCGCGACGGCAGCCTGGCGCTGGGCGCGACCCGCTCGGAGACGATCCGCAAGGTCATCCTTCCCGCCGCCCTTCCCGGCGTGGTCGGCGGCGTGCTTCTGGCGATCAGCCGGGCGATCGGCGAGACGATGATCGTGGTCATGGCCGCCGGCCTTGCCGCCAACATGACCGCCAACCCGTTCGCCAGCGTGACCACCGTCACCACCCAGATCGTCCAGCTGCTGACCGGCGACCAAGAGTTCGACAGCCCCAAGACCCTCGCCGCCTTCGCGCTCGGGCTGGTGCTGTTCCTCGTCACCCTGCTCCTCAACCTCATCGCGCTGCGGGTCGTCCGCCGCTACCGGGAAGCCTATGAATAA
- the pstA gene encoding phosphate ABC transporter permease PstA — protein MNKPSSRWASEAMTKRIARRYAAERRFKALGLLAVGVSLAFLAFLLVTMTVRGVGGFSSTFLTASDATDPMMVGVWGALKGSFLTIIVTMALAFPVGVLAAVYLEEFAKRNRWNDFIEVSINNLAAVPSIIFGLLGLAVFLNVMNLPRSAALVGGLTLALMTMPVIVIAGRNAIKAVPPSIRDAALGVGASKMQVVFHHVLPLALPGILTGTIIGMARALGETAPLLMIGMRAFIVSPPQGITDPATVLPVQIFLWSDEVDRAFVEKTSAAIIVLLLFMLMMNGLAIYLRNRFERRW, from the coding sequence ATGAATAAGCCCTCGTCCCGCTGGGCGAGCGAGGCGATGACCAAGCGCATCGCCCGCCGCTACGCCGCCGAGCGCCGGTTCAAGGCGCTGGGGCTGCTCGCCGTCGGCGTCAGCCTCGCCTTCCTCGCCTTCCTGCTCGTCACCATGACGGTCCGCGGGGTCGGCGGCTTCTCGTCCACCTTCCTCACCGCGAGCGACGCGACCGACCCGATGATGGTTGGCGTCTGGGGCGCGCTCAAGGGCTCGTTCCTGACCATCATCGTGACGATGGCGCTGGCCTTCCCGGTCGGGGTGCTGGCCGCCGTCTACCTCGAGGAGTTCGCCAAGCGGAACCGCTGGAACGACTTCATCGAGGTCAGCATCAACAACCTCGCCGCGGTGCCCTCGATCATCTTCGGACTGCTCGGCCTCGCGGTGTTCCTGAACGTCATGAACCTGCCGCGCTCGGCCGCGCTGGTCGGCGGGCTGACGCTCGCGCTGATGACCATGCCGGTAATCGTCATCGCCGGGCGCAACGCCATCAAGGCGGTGCCGCCCTCGATCCGCGACGCCGCACTCGGGGTCGGCGCGTCGAAGATGCAGGTCGTCTTCCACCACGTCCTCCCGCTCGCGCTGCCTGGGATCCTTACCGGCACCATCATCGGCATGGCCCGCGCCCTGGGCGAGACCGCACCGCTGCTGATGATCGGCATGCGCGCCTTTATCGTCTCGCCGCCGCAGGGGATCACCGACCCCGCCACTGTTCTCCCGGTCCAGATTTTCCTCTGGTCCGACGAGGTCGATCGCGCGTTCGTCGAGAAGACCAGCGCCGCGATCATCGTCCTCCTGCTGTTCATGCTGATGATGAACGGCCTCGCCATCTATCTTCGCAATCGCTTCGAGCGCCGCTGGTAA
- a CDS encoding PAS domain S-box protein: MPVFLDGGGECGALIKSRDWSDSLGPVELWSRSLKAATGLLLRSPVPMVMLWGEEGIMLYNDAYSVFAGGRHPQLLGSRVREGWPEVADFNDHVMKVGLAGGTLSFKDQELVLHRHGEPETVAMNLDYSPVLGDDGKPAGVLAIVNDTTDRVAAERAMQARADRLGLFDRLSQEIGDIGAPDEIMAVTARLIGEHMHASVVAYADMEVDQDAFTIRGDWSAKGAQSIVGNYRLDAFGETAARAMRAGRALVLRDVIGELGEVEGAKFLSIGIQATICMPYVRAGKLAAMMAVHQNVPRDWTADELSLVAEATERSWAHIVRVRSEAILRESEDRFRNIADQTPVMLWVTDETGYCTYLNRTWYEFTGQEQHEGEGFGWLNAVHEEDRPGAERSFLAANEAHVRYETDFRVRRADGKLRWCIDAAAPRFDGSGKFLGFVGSVIDVDERRENVERVRRSEEQLRAVIDQMPVGVAIARAPGGEIFLYNQALEEMLGHPLISDGAETYSRYGGIDEDGRAMPAERYPLYRAVASGETVINEEMRYRRPSGAVVHLLAQAAPVLDDEGRAEIAIVALQDITARKRAETHQRLLINELSHRAKNLLAIIQSIAQQSFKGDHASADSLARFEGRLGALSAAHGILTQERWEKVPLRRLICDTFTTVRSEDERLTLDGGDILVSPKVSVSIAMAIHELATNALKYGSLSNETGKVEVRWKNEDGRLRLSWKERGGPVVHEPERRGFGSRMIERGLSAELGGSVVIHFEPDGVLCEVNAPMPVDD, encoded by the coding sequence ATGCCTGTGTTTCTCGACGGCGGTGGCGAATGTGGCGCCCTCATCAAATCACGCGACTGGTCTGACAGCCTCGGACCGGTCGAATTGTGGTCGCGGAGCCTGAAGGCGGCCACGGGACTTCTTCTCCGTTCTCCTGTTCCAATGGTGATGCTTTGGGGCGAGGAGGGCATCATGCTCTACAACGACGCCTATTCGGTGTTCGCGGGCGGCCGTCATCCACAGCTTCTTGGATCGCGGGTGCGCGAGGGCTGGCCCGAGGTCGCGGACTTCAACGACCATGTGATGAAGGTCGGGCTGGCCGGCGGCACCCTGTCGTTCAAGGACCAGGAGCTGGTCCTGCATCGACACGGCGAGCCCGAGACGGTGGCGATGAACCTCGATTATTCGCCGGTGCTCGGCGACGACGGCAAGCCGGCCGGCGTGCTCGCCATCGTGAACGACACCACCGATCGGGTTGCGGCCGAGCGCGCGATGCAGGCCCGCGCCGATCGGCTCGGCCTGTTCGATCGCCTGTCGCAGGAGATCGGCGACATCGGTGCGCCCGACGAGATCATGGCGGTCACCGCGCGGCTGATCGGCGAGCATATGCACGCCTCGGTGGTCGCTTATGCCGACATGGAGGTCGACCAGGACGCCTTCACCATCCGCGGCGACTGGTCGGCCAAGGGCGCCCAGAGCATCGTCGGCAACTACCGGCTCGATGCCTTTGGCGAGACTGCGGCACGGGCGATGCGCGCGGGCCGCGCACTCGTCCTGCGCGACGTCATCGGTGAATTGGGCGAGGTCGAAGGCGCCAAGTTCCTGTCGATCGGCATCCAGGCGACGATCTGCATGCCCTATGTCCGCGCCGGCAAGCTCGCCGCGATGATGGCGGTGCACCAGAACGTGCCGCGCGACTGGACCGCCGACGAGCTGTCGCTGGTCGCCGAGGCGACCGAGCGCAGCTGGGCGCACATCGTCCGGGTTCGCTCGGAAGCGATCCTGCGCGAAAGCGAGGACCGCTTCCGCAACATCGCCGACCAGACACCGGTGATGCTGTGGGTCACCGACGAGACCGGCTACTGCACCTACCTCAACCGGACCTGGTACGAGTTCACCGGGCAGGAGCAGCATGAAGGCGAGGGCTTCGGCTGGCTGAACGCGGTCCACGAGGAGGATCGGCCGGGCGCCGAGCGTTCCTTCCTCGCCGCCAACGAAGCCCATGTCCGCTACGAGACCGATTTTCGCGTGCGCCGTGCCGATGGCAAGCTGCGCTGGTGCATCGACGCCGCCGCTCCGCGCTTCGACGGATCGGGCAAGTTCCTGGGGTTTGTCGGATCGGTGATCGACGTCGACGAGCGCCGCGAGAATGTCGAGCGTGTCCGCCGGAGCGAGGAGCAGCTTCGCGCCGTGATCGACCAGATGCCGGTCGGGGTCGCGATTGCGCGTGCGCCCGGGGGGGAAATCTTCCTCTACAATCAGGCGCTTGAGGAGATGCTCGGCCATCCGCTGATCTCGGACGGGGCCGAGACCTACAGCCGCTATGGCGGCATCGACGAAGACGGACGCGCAATGCCTGCCGAGCGCTACCCTCTTTATCGCGCGGTCGCCTCCGGCGAGACGGTGATTAACGAGGAGATGCGCTACCGTCGGCCGAGCGGAGCGGTGGTTCACCTGCTCGCCCAGGCCGCACCGGTGCTCGACGACGAAGGTCGTGCGGAGATCGCGATCGTCGCGCTTCAGGACATTACCGCCCGCAAGCGGGCCGAGACCCACCAGCGGCTGCTGATCAACGAACTCAGCCACCGCGCCAAGAACCTGCTGGCGATCATCCAGAGCATCGCCCAGCAGAGCTTCAAGGGCGACCATGCCTCTGCGGACTCGCTGGCGCGGTTCGAAGGGCGGCTCGGCGCGTTGTCGGCGGCGCACGGGATCCTGACCCAGGAGCGATGGGAGAAGGTGCCGCTCCGCCGGCTGATCTGCGACACGTTCACGACCGTGCGGAGCGAGGATGAGCGGCTGACGCTCGATGGCGGCGATATCCTCGTTTCGCCGAAGGTCTCGGTGAGCATCGCCATGGCGATCCACGAGCTTGCGACCAACGCACTCAAATATGGCAGCCTCAGCAACGAGACGGGCAAGGTCGAGGTGCGCTGGAAGAACGAGGACGGCCGCCTCCGGCTGAGCTGGAAGGAACGGGGCGGACCGGTCGTCCACGAGCCCGAGCGGCGCGGCTTCGGCAGCCGGATGATCGAGCGCGGCCTGTCTGCCGAGCTTGGCGGAAGCGTGGTCATCCACTTCGAACCCGACGGCGTGCTGTGCGAGGTCAATGCGCCGATGCCGGTCGATGACTGA
- a CDS encoding DUF393 domain-containing protein → MRAMLTVWYDGSCPLCVREIALMRRLDRAGRIRFTDVAKDGPADCPIDRSALLARFHAREGDRLLSGAEAFAAMWRAIPLLRPLGLLARNRQVLALLERAYVRFLVVRPRLQRLLAS, encoded by the coding sequence ATGCGGGCCATGCTGACCGTTTGGTACGATGGCTCCTGTCCACTCTGCGTACGTGAGATCGCCCTGATGCGGCGGCTCGACCGGGCCGGGCGGATCCGTTTCACTGACGTCGCCAAGGATGGGCCCGCCGACTGCCCGATCGACCGAAGCGCGCTGCTGGCCCGCTTCCACGCCCGCGAGGGTGACCGGCTGCTGAGCGGGGCCGAGGCCTTCGCCGCGATGTGGCGGGCCATTCCGCTGCTCCGCCCGCTCGGGCTGCTCGCCCGCAATCGGCAGGTGCTTGCGCTACTCGAGCGCGCCTACGTCCGTTTCCTCGTCGTCCGTCCGAGGCTCCAGCGGCTGCTCGCCTCGTGA
- a CDS encoding helix-turn-helix transcriptional regulator yields the protein MSRGQLEVLRLVNRHLSSKEIATRLAISSHTVDQRVRGAIRRLGVTRRSEAARLVDVYDRNRFPGADEAGVSPSSSETYQQLIYQSPDIDRPSAAPQNDGAVSYQIRHADRTGGVGAERLETEQRTVRSGPSLFPWSTPQQPSNGWPAGKRLAAIVGIAIGASFSAGMFLAGLESLARLVHP from the coding sequence TTGAGCCGCGGCCAGCTTGAAGTCTTGCGCCTCGTCAATCGGCATCTCAGCTCGAAGGAGATTGCGACCCGGCTCGCCATCTCCAGTCATACCGTCGACCAGCGCGTTCGCGGTGCGATCCGCAGGCTCGGCGTCACTCGGCGCAGTGAAGCGGCGCGGCTGGTCGACGTCTACGACCGTAACCGCTTCCCAGGCGCTGACGAGGCAGGCGTAAGTCCTTCGTCGAGCGAGACATATCAGCAATTGATATATCAATCGCCGGACATCGACCGGCCGTCCGCTGCTCCGCAAAACGACGGGGCGGTCAGTTATCAGATTCGGCACGCTGATCGCACAGGGGGGGTCGGGGCGGAGCGCCTTGAAACCGAGCAAAGGACGGTCCGTTCCGGTCCCTCCCTGTTTCCTTGGTCGACACCACAGCAACCCAGCAACGGGTGGCCTGCGGGAAAGAGACTGGCAGCGATCGTCGGAATTGCGATCGGCGCCAGCTTCTCGGCCGGGATGTTCCTCGCGGGGCTGGAGAGCCTGGCCCGCCTGGTCCATCCCTGA